Proteins from one Podospora pseudoanserina strain CBS 124.78 chromosome 1, whole genome shotgun sequence genomic window:
- a CDS encoding hypothetical protein (EggNog:ENOG503P7IE; COG:S) — MAGIIILDFDGTITTADTINTLASLPTSHHPGEVTEGHEKLWEEIVEGYVADHAEHTKNYVPEAKGRTTLGQELEYLESLRGPEGVSIGRVSRGSLFANLREEDFRVFGQRIVENGRGGEGEEERVVLRRGFKEFVGRCRENGWEIGVVSVNWSRDFIMGVISEQCGGLDGVKVVANGIRYPEGTIEGPKELGREVMMTAGDKLRGMELLSKEGGERKWVVYFGDSTTDLACLVEADLGVVVADEEEGKLLVTLRRIGYGVPHVEGEYRREKDGKKQGMVWARDFEELMRSGVIEGLRR; from the coding sequence ATGGCAGGCATAATCATCCTCGACTTTGACGGCACCATCACGACTGCTGACACGATCAACACCCTGGCTTCATTGCCGACATCTCACCACCCGGGGGAAGTGACGGAGGGGCATGAGAAGctgtgggaggagattgtggaggGGTATGTGGCTGATCATGCGGAGCACACCAAGAATTATGTGCCCGAGGCCAAAGGGAGGACCACGCTGGGGCAGGAGTTGGAGTATCTTgagagtttgagggggcCGGAGGGGGTGTCGATTGGGAGGGTTAGTCGGGGATCACTTTTTGCAAACCTTAGAGAGGAGGACTTTCGGGTGTTTGGGCAGAGGATCGTGGAGAatgggcggggaggggagggagaagaggagagggtggttttgaggagggggttcaAGGAGTTTGTGGGACGGTGTCGAGAGAATGGCTGGGAGATTGGGGTTGTGAGTGTGAATTGGAGTCGGGATTTTATCATGGGGGTTATAAGTGAGCAGTGCGGCGGGTTGGATGGGGTTAAGGTGGTAGCGAATGGGATTAGATACCCAGAGGGGACGATTGAAGGGCCGAaggagctggggagggaggtgatgatgacggcgGGGGATAAattgagggggatggagttgttgtcaaaggaaggaggggagaggaaaTGGGTGGTGTATTTTGGGGATTCGACCACGGATTTGGCTTgtttggtggaggcggatttgggggttgtggttgctgatgaggaggaggggaagttgTTGGTTAcgttgaggaggattgggTATGGGGTGCCGcatgtggagggggagtataGGAGAGAAAAAGATGGGAAGAAACAGGGGATGGTGTGGGCGAGGGATTTCGAGGAGCTCATGAGGAGTGGTGTGATTGAGGGGCTGcggaggtga
- the LCL3_1 gene encoding putative endonuclease lcl3 (COG:C; EggNog:ENOG503NXHK): protein MCFHKRILFACSHYAWLTTPEATIPCEVERRFLRGGMPESDNDNEHETMSETGGGFDKQNLLPEEGCNQMWSHGFHTVKVGEDCRSCVYKRRRKESMIGEVKEVIKSLRVNLERITTGAELGQEIGDEENNSFDEEDDWGLTVRSKNSDSTRNSAGTTGLELTSSPGGSSETTGTGDTSLSLDGERDHGLVKEPLLGSDDGDDDDGESEHERMEEAIMKRRDQMRKSELFVDGMEIASTIPGNLRREWRERWRETGSCGYEHDYNRKLMTGRREPLLPMLVSIRRRRQTLLGTGFYSSVRRE from the exons ATGTGCTTCCACAAACGCATCCTCTTCGCCTGCAGCCACTACGCCTGGCTCACTACGCCCGAAGCGACGATTCCTTGCGAGGTCGAGAGGAGGTTTCTAAGGGGTGGGATGCCCGAGTCTGATAATGATAACGAGCATGAGACTATGAGTGAGACTGGAGGTGGTTTTGACAAGCAAAATCtgctgccggaggaggggtgtAACCAAATGTGGTCTCATGGGTTTCACACCGTcaaggttggggaggattgCAGAAGTTGTGTGTACAAACGAAGGAGGAAGGAGTCAATGATCGGGGAGGTGAAAGAGGTTATCAAGAGCTTGAGGGTGAACTTGGAGAGGATAACGACAGGTGCGGAGCTGGGGCAGGAAattggtgatgaggagaacAACAGttttgacgaggaagatgattgGGGTTTGACTGTGAGAAGTAAAAATTCTGACTCGACGAGGAATTCAGCTGGGACGacggggttggagttgacGTCTTCGCCTGGGGGGTCGAGTGAGACTACAGGTACGGGTGATACTTCACTGTCACTGGATGGTGAGAGGGATCATGGGTTGGTGAAAGAGCCTCTGCTGGGAAGTGatgacggtgatgatgatgatggtgagagTGAGCACGAAAGGATGGAAGAG GCAATTATGAAGAGAAGGGACCAGATGAGAAAGAGTGAGCTATTTGTTGACGGGATGGAGATTGCGTCGACAATACCAGGAAATCTGAGGAGAGagtggagagagaggtggCGCGAGACGGGTAGTTGTGGGTATGAGCATGATTACAATAGGAAGTTGATgacagggaggagggagccgCTTTTGCCCATGTTGGTTTCTATtcgacgacggcggcagACATTGTTGGGAACTGGGTTTTACAGCTCGGTAAGAAGAGAATAA